In one Liolophura sinensis isolate JHLJ2023 chromosome 11, CUHK_Ljap_v2, whole genome shotgun sequence genomic region, the following are encoded:
- the LOC135478045 gene encoding uncharacterized protein LOC135478045 encodes MVSLHLTLTLLINFSLLQLGKGFDDCSRSNIEVISGIEPSADPMTTMTASSERDPDHGADKGLALGKTGWSPRTAQRGEWLEADIGSWAYIKQVRIVTRTPGLRVKVEASMDLQDWTLADKMISKGEYIKAEFSRPVMAQFVRVTVTKVTRDVELEMIVIGCKRRRGVAVEHRLFSEYSGGR; translated from the exons ATGGTTTCCTTGCATCTGACTTTGACCTTGCTGATTAACTTCAGTCTGTTACAGTTGGGAAAGG GATTTGATGATTGCAGCAGATCCAATATCGAGGTGATAAGTGGCATCGAGCCCAGTGCGGATCCCATGACGACCATGACAGCCTCCAGCGAGAGGGATCCGGACCACGGGGCAGACAAAGGCCTGGCCCTCGGAAAGACAGGATGGTCTCCGAGGACAGCTCAGAGGGGTGAATGGCTTGAG GCTGACATTGGGTCATGGGCATATATAAAACAGGTGAGGATCGTAACACGTACACCGGGACTGAGAGTGAAAGTGGAGGCATCCATGGATCTACAGGACTGGACATTGGCCGATAAG ATGATCTCTAAAGGAGAATACATCAAGGCGGAGTTCAGTCGACCCGTTATGGCGCAATTCGTCCGCGTGACCGTCACCAAGGTGACTCGTGACGTCGAATTGGAAATGATTGTGATTGGCTGTAAACGACGGCGGGGAGTCGCCGTAGAGC ATCGGCTGTTTTCCGAGTACAGCGGTGGTCGCTAA
- the LOC135478010 gene encoding uncharacterized protein LOC135478010, whose amino-acid sequence MKAGRVTVKKMITDYEKTHIRKRKPPLKGGGDNSMTFPKEYTITGNVYRASFEPLTQASVKRHRRTTFSADTPRQVSKASLRSTNDADRCDSTDWEVSVPSVVPVVVLLMSLVLYLANAARTIITTYNVLPVTFNVSPSGFMAWIVFLWLIKRLRDFFDQTFALNVAVANKETQTEYPIQTLNYPIQAAGNPVSCTQDSSFESSSLALHKETQV is encoded by the exons ATGAAGGCCGGCCGTGTGACGGTGAAAAAGATGATCACCGACTATGAGAAGACTCACATACGAAAACGAAAACCACCTTTAAA AGGTGGAGGAGACAACAGTATGACCTTTCCCAAAGAGTACACCATTACTGGAAACGTCTATCGCGCAAGTTTTGAGCCTCTTACACAGGCCTCCGTCAAAAGACACCGACGAACCACTTTCTCCGCAGACACTCCTAGACAAGTGAGCAAGGCGTCTCTTCGTTCTACCAACGATGCGGACAG ATGTGACTCGACTGATTGGGAAGTGTCAGTACCCTCCGTGGTTCCCGTGGTTGTCTTGCTGATGTCCCTGGTGCTGTATTTGGCTAACGCCGCGCGAACCATCATCACCACCTACAATGTGCTCCCTGTCACATTCAACGTCTCACCATCGG GTTTCATGGCTTGGATTGTCTTCCTTTGGCTGATCAAACGTTTGCGGGATTTCTTCGACCAAACATTTGCCCTCAACGTCGCTGTTGCCAATAAAG AGACGCAGACAGAGTACCCAATACAGACCTTGAACTATCCCATACAGGCCGCTGGGAATCCAGTCAGTTGTACTCAGGACTCCAGCTTTGAGTCCTCCTCCCTGGCTCTCCACAAGGAAACCCAGGTGTAA